Proteins from one Lepidochelys kempii isolate rLepKem1 chromosome 6, rLepKem1.hap2, whole genome shotgun sequence genomic window:
- the FAM181A gene encoding protein FAM181A, with protein MASDSEVKTLLNFVNLASSDIKAALDKSAPCRRSVDHRKYLQKQLKRFSQKYSRIPRCHPSKSMESSSKKGAEDRNRSSDPDGTDPNHCTVSSEKALRLSEVEENFSGEQVLQEQSPESVRPDQVPMRKRQLPASFWEEPRPTQSLLVGSFPAGLDGLPNSRDLPPYEGKKSKKGPDTTEPGSPPLPAQPSGEKEPIKVPGTSLSGRMNAWSCCPFQYHGQPVYQTHGALPQSPFPGLGLWRKSTAPTGEIQHFCKEVGSMGQKLYRPVVLKPIPTKPAGPPPIFNVFGYI; from the coding sequence ATGGCATCAGACAGTGAGGTGAAAACGTTACTGAATTTTGTGAACCTGGCCTCTAGTGACATCAAAGCCGCTCTGGACAAGTCTGCTCCCTGCCGCCGCTCAGTTGACCACAGAAAATACTTGCAGAAGCAGCTCAAACGTTTTTCTCAAAAATATTCCAGGATCCCAAGATGCCACCCCAGCAAATCCATGGAATCCAGCTCCAAAAAGGGGGCAGAGGATAGAAATCGCAGTTCAGACCCAGATGGCACGGATCCAAATCACTGCACAGTTTCCAGTGAAAAGGCCCTGAGGCTATCAGAGGTGGAGGAGAACTTCAGTGGGGAACAGGTTTTGCAGGAGCAAAGCCCAGAGTCTGTAAGGCCAGATCAGGTGCCCATGAGGAAAAGACAGCTGCCTGCTTCCTTCTGGGAAGAGCCCAGACCAACTCAGAGTCTGCTGGTCGGGAGCTTTCCTGCCGGATTGGATGGGCTCCCAAACTCCAGGGACCTTCCTCCTTACGAGGGCAAGAAAAGCAAAAAGGGTCCCGATACCACAGAGCCAGGCAGCCCCCCTCTGCCTGCCCAACCCAGTGGGGAGAAGGAGCCTATCAAAGTGCCCGGGACATCCTTATCTGGCCGGATGAATGCCTGGAGCTGCTGTCCATTTCAGTACCATGGACAACCTGTTTACCAAACCCATGGAGCCCTACCTCAGTCACCGTTTCCAGGCCTCGGGCTATGGAGAAAAAGCACAGCACCCACAGGGGAGATCCAACACTTCTGCAAGGAGGTGGGCAGTATGGGGCAGAAACTATACAGACCAGTGGTTTTGAAACCCATCCCTACCAAGCCGGCTGGGCCACCTCCTATTTTCAATGTGTTTGGATACATTTAg